Proteins encoded together in one Rhizobium bangladeshense window:
- a CDS encoding SDR family oxidoreductase produces the protein MSDITLNAPKLFDLSGQVAIVTGAGSGIGQRIAIGLAQCGADVALLDRRTDDGLARTADHISAAGRRSIQIAADVTNKSSLADAVARTEADLGALTLAVNAAGIANANPAEEMEEDQYQTLMDINLKGIFLSCQAEARAMLKNGRGSIVNIASMSGVIVNRGLSQAHYNASKAGVIHMSKSLAMEWVGRSIRVNTISPGYTATPMNTRPEMVHQTKLFEEQTPMQRMATVDEMVGPAIFLLSNAASFVTGVDLLVDGGFCCW, from the coding sequence GTGTCCGACATCACTCTGAACGCCCCGAAGCTTTTCGATCTCAGCGGCCAGGTCGCCATCGTAACCGGTGCCGGGAGCGGCATCGGGCAGCGCATTGCCATCGGCCTTGCGCAATGCGGCGCCGACGTCGCGCTGCTCGACCGCCGGACTGATGACGGGCTGGCCAGGACGGCTGACCACATCAGCGCCGCCGGCCGCCGCTCGATCCAGATCGCGGCTGACGTCACGAACAAATCTTCCCTTGCAGACGCCGTCGCGCGCACCGAAGCGGATCTCGGCGCGTTGACCCTTGCCGTCAATGCTGCCGGCATCGCCAACGCCAATCCGGCAGAAGAGATGGAAGAGGATCAGTATCAGACGCTGATGGATATCAACCTGAAGGGCATATTCCTGTCCTGCCAGGCCGAGGCCCGCGCCATGTTGAAGAATGGGCGCGGCTCCATCGTCAACATCGCCTCCATGTCCGGCGTCATCGTGAACCGGGGGCTGAGCCAGGCGCATTACAACGCCTCCAAGGCGGGCGTCATCCATATGTCGAAGTCCTTGGCCATGGAATGGGTCGGCCGCAGCATCCGCGTCAACACCATCTCCCCCGGATACACGGCAACGCCGATGAACACCCGGCCGGAGATGGTCCACCAGACCAAGCTCTTCGAAGAGCAGACGCCGATGCAGCGCATGGCGACGGTCGACGAGATGGTGGGGCCGGCGATCTTCCTGCTGTCGAATGCGGCAAGTTTCGTGACCGGCGTCGATCTTCTCGTCGATGGCGGCTTCTGCTGCTGGTGA
- a CDS encoding glucose 1-dehydrogenase, translating to MKRFEQKTVVITGASRGIGAAIARRFAREGANLVLSANEDLVHGVAEGIRAEGGNAISFIGDVTDKASVVALYDAAESEFGTVDVSIQNAGVITIARVEDLTEYEWDKVMAVNTKGVFLCAQEAIARMRKHKRGGRIINTASGQARDGFIFTPHYAASKMGVVGITQSLAKEVATENITVNAFCPGIIETDMWAYNDQAWGKLLGDYGPGELMKEWVEGIPMKRAGSGEDVAGLVTFLASDDAAYITGQTINVDGGLIMS from the coding sequence ATGAAACGCTTTGAGCAAAAGACTGTCGTCATTACCGGAGCCAGCCGCGGCATCGGCGCCGCGATCGCCAGGCGCTTTGCGCGCGAGGGCGCCAATCTCGTCCTCTCGGCCAATGAGGATCTGGTCCACGGCGTTGCCGAAGGGATCAGGGCCGAAGGCGGCAATGCGATCTCCTTCATCGGTGATGTTACCGACAAGGCGAGCGTCGTCGCTCTCTACGACGCGGCCGAAAGCGAATTCGGCACAGTCGACGTCTCGATCCAGAATGCCGGCGTCATCACCATCGCCCGAGTCGAGGATCTCACTGAATATGAGTGGGACAAGGTCATGGCCGTCAACACCAAGGGCGTCTTCCTCTGCGCCCAGGAGGCCATTGCAAGAATGCGAAAGCACAAGCGCGGCGGCCGCATCATCAATACCGCCTCCGGCCAGGCCCGCGACGGCTTCATCTTCACGCCGCACTATGCCGCTTCCAAAATGGGCGTGGTCGGCATCACCCAGAGCCTGGCGAAGGAAGTCGCGACCGAGAACATCACCGTCAACGCCTTCTGCCCCGGCATCATCGAGACCGACATGTGGGCCTATAACGACCAAGCCTGGGGCAAGCTGCTCGGCGATTACGGCCCGGGCGAACTGATGAAGGAATGGGTCGAGGGCATCCCGATGAAACGCGCCGGCTCCGGCGAGGACGTTGCCGGGCTGGTCACCTTCCTCGCCAGTGACGACGCCGCTTACATCACCGGCCAGACGATCAATGTTGATGGCGGCTTGATTATGTCCTAG
- a CDS encoding SDR family oxidoreductase yields the protein MRLLNDKTAIITGASSGIGRAAAKVFAREGAKLVINGRRQDALDAVVAEIVAEGGSAVAVAGDVRDEALQASLVEMAVSRFGRLDIAFNNAGVVGQMVPVAGLSLEGWRETIETNLTAAFLGAKHQSEAMGEGGGSLIFTSTFVGHTAGMPGMGAYAASKAGLIGFVQVLAAELAFRNIRVNALLPGGTDTPASITNAPDATAEVLAFVNGLHALKRLAQPEEIANAALFLASDLSSFVTGTAMLADGGVSISRT from the coding sequence ATGAGACTTCTGAACGACAAAACCGCGATCATCACCGGCGCAAGCTCCGGCATCGGCCGCGCAGCCGCTAAGGTCTTTGCACGGGAAGGTGCGAAGCTGGTGATCAACGGCCGGCGGCAGGATGCGCTCGATGCCGTCGTCGCCGAAATCGTGGCGGAGGGCGGAAGCGCTGTCGCCGTAGCCGGCGATGTCAGGGACGAGGCGCTGCAGGCAAGCCTCGTCGAAATGGCGGTCTCGCGTTTCGGCAGGCTCGATATAGCCTTCAACAATGCCGGCGTCGTTGGCCAGATGGTCCCGGTTGCCGGATTATCGCTGGAGGGCTGGCGCGAGACGATCGAGACCAATCTGACGGCCGCTTTCCTTGGGGCGAAGCACCAATCGGAAGCGATGGGAGAAGGCGGAGGGTCGCTGATCTTTACTTCCACCTTCGTCGGCCATACCGCTGGCATGCCGGGCATGGGCGCTTATGCCGCCAGCAAGGCCGGCTTGATCGGTTTCGTACAGGTGCTCGCCGCCGAACTCGCCTTTCGCAACATTCGCGTCAATGCGCTGCTGCCCGGCGGAACCGACACGCCTGCCAGCATCACCAATGCGCCTGATGCGACGGCGGAAGTGCTTGCCTTCGTCAACGGGCTGCATGCGCTGAAACGCCTGGCGCAACCGGAAGAGATCGCCAATGCGGCGCTCTTTCTGGCGTCCGATCTGTCGAGCTTCGTCACCGGCACGGCGATGCTGGCGGATGGCGGGGTTTCGATCAGCCGCACCTAA